In one window of Propionispora hippei DSM 15287 DNA:
- a CDS encoding sensor histidine kinase, translating into MPITQMKWIAAIVPAVCIGLFEFARHEYLQVISMNWGNVLVAILTGIIFFLFSHGIFALMENLYGKLQQEKQETAVLQERSRIARNLHDSIAQSLFFMNVKIMDIEKACKNGQQPWPAINDLREAIRFTDTELRQHIFALQTVAADDNINLIAAMQNHLHQYEVQTGTKVNLAVTCATPNPFNSYERKQLFHIFQELLFNIRKHAAATQVNVSLNENSEAFTLTIADNGKGFIAADNLRKKNSFGYKLLEQDIRSIKADLRLSSSPGTGTTVTVTKNKKKELFS; encoded by the coding sequence CAGCCATCGTACCGGCTGTCTGCATTGGCCTGTTTGAATTCGCCAGACACGAATACCTACAGGTGATTTCGATGAATTGGGGCAATGTGTTGGTGGCAATCCTGACAGGAATCATCTTTTTCTTATTTTCCCACGGCATCTTCGCCTTAATGGAAAACCTGTACGGCAAGCTGCAGCAGGAAAAGCAGGAAACGGCGGTATTGCAGGAGCGTTCCCGGATTGCCCGCAATTTGCATGACAGTATCGCCCAGTCGCTGTTTTTTATGAACGTAAAAATAATGGACATCGAAAAGGCCTGCAAAAATGGCCAGCAGCCCTGGCCGGCAATTAACGACTTGCGGGAAGCCATCCGGTTTACCGATACCGAACTGCGACAGCATATTTTTGCCCTGCAAACCGTGGCCGCCGATGACAACATAAATCTCATCGCCGCCATGCAGAATCATCTGCACCAGTATGAAGTGCAGACCGGGACCAAAGTCAATTTAGCCGTCACTTGCGCCACGCCAAATCCTTTTAACTCTTATGAACGCAAGCAGCTATTCCATATTTTTCAGGAGTTATTATTTAATATCCGCAAGCATGCCGCAGCAACACAAGTGAATGTCAGCTTAAACGAAAACAGCGAAGCCTTTACCCTGACGATTGCCGACAACGGCAAAGGCTTCATCGCGGCAGACAATCTCCGCAAAAAAAACTCCTTCGGTTATAAACTATTGGAGCAGGATATAAGGTCCATCAAAGCCGACCTCAGGCTATCCAGCAGTCCGGGTACCGGAACCACCGTAACGGTTACGAAAAATAAGAAAAAGGAGCTGTTCTCGTGA